The sequence below is a genomic window from Nicotiana tomentosiformis chromosome 6, ASM39032v3, whole genome shotgun sequence.
TATTTGTAGAAATTACACAGACCACATCTACACTGTAAATTGCAAGCTGATCTATTTCATTATTATTTTTTCGCTTTCCTTGATTTGGTTGATAGAAAATGGATaaaattgataattaaaatgaaaaAAGTTCCAGCAGTTTTCTACAAGTAGCAAGTAAAGTGGATTAAGGTTTCAAATCATttcttattatttattaaaatagaTCTAAGGGAGTACACAGTTAGGAGGGTTTCTGGGCGAGTACACCGAAGGAAAAAACCAACAAAAATATTTATTCATAAAATAAATGTTATTAACTAAACAATTTAATCAACTGGCCATAAAAATTACAAGCTTCAAATAATATCCATACATACTTTGGAAACAAATTTCCCGTGAGGCTTATCAAATCATCTGACCATTTGTTTCAATTGTacaaattttcacaatttttttcAAAAAGTTGAATTTACACATTTTGAAACTAAAAAGCACGGCAGCATAGTGCATTAAGCTCCCACTATACACGGGGTTCGGAAAATGGCCGGATCTATTATATGCAGTCTTAGCCTGCATTTCTTCGTGAGGCTAAAACTTGTTATTTCATGATGGGTAGGGGACTGAATCCGATCTGATGCTTACGAGCATTTGGCATAGGCGAAGGATTAGGTTTGAGCAGCTGCCTCTTATTTCGACCACGGATGACTCATATTCTCTTTGAATTTGACAGGGGACAAGTACTCTAACTCTAAGATTATGGATTCACTTCGCAGACACAATGCATCCATTGATAAGATAAGAAAAAATACCAGAAAGTGTAAAGCAGCAATAATACTCATTTCTTGTCCTGTCACAATGCTTGTgttaaggttaagtttgttataTGCTTGTAGTTGTGAAGAAGAAACTCATACATCTCTTAAAATACATGTTAACCCGAAAAACAGATAAAGTTGATTTTATACGTAGTTATAATggtatgtgatataatttgacacaaatcgtaagagtaagtaaaaatatcgaatattgactataaaGAAATGATACAAACCGAGTTGAAAGGAGatgatttatgaacaaacaaAATGGAATTATGTATGAAGCTAAAAAGAATAATCTCTTAATATGGGAATATCTCAACAGTATTTGAGTTACAGTTTATTAATGACTTGATGGAATAATAGTCACccttcttatagtggagggatcctactttggacataataaaaaaatacatagtggggaccccatgataaatcaattttttcctaatttccgccgagattccctttcttagtgcggctgtaacggctcttgtctcttggctcgatcttgatcggactcgcTATCGGTCAGTTTTCAGGCTTAGAGCTCGATATGGGCTCGAGCTCGATTTTAACTCGGGGTCCGATATTAACTCAGGCTCGATGTCGGTTGGTCTCTGGCTCTGAAGATTGACACCATCGCTTCTCATTATAGCTCAATCTgggctcgagctcgataatgacatcGAGCTCGATATTTAATCTGACCCCGAAACTCGAAGCTCGTTCGTGCCTTCTTCAATCTCACCTCAATATTATGAAGACGTTCTTCGGTCCATCTTCACCaatcatacgaaggtcgaaaccgattttgaccgtatagagatagtcccctcatttttcgggaaggatgtggtgagaaatgATATAATTTCCCAACGACTCGATTAGATATACACTAgcgtttgcatcgagcccgaccataacgtacgtgatagctgtcccgtcggttcattttaccaaggcatttaatgcgtttcagacggtggtcggccacagTTGATATTGAACCGACGttgctcaatctataaatagcccctttctttacccccccccccctttttttttaccatttatcacttttacgtaTTCAACCTCCAAATTTTTCTAAGCTCTTTCTCATATCTTCTGAGTTCATCTGTAAGTCTGTGATTTTTATTGCAAAAATCTTTCTTctgtgattttcactgcaaaatctttctttaaaACACCACATCCTTGTCATCTCCTTCTATCTTCAATCTCTAAAtccaaaatggcgaaaacatccaaaattgttcctcaaaaagaaaaagcttcttcttcacaaccTGCTGCCGACAAAATACCGGTGGAGCCATGACCTgaagagtgtgttcccggggcgtgtgttcttacctcatattttaagatcgacaaaggctcgtcggttcccgatcgatgcgagccagtatcgaggtatatgtgctcgataaccgagggGCATCTTGAACAGATAAGGAAAGATTacaactgggagaacaaagaagtggtaatcCCGGCTCCCGAggaagatattactactcacgtgaaatgatttttaagtgtgtatacctaCCCTTTCATGTTaggccccctcgaccctgttgtcatcgatttttgccgtcaataccaaataaccctaggtcaaatccatccttccttttagCGGATCATTATTCTGATCCGtttttttgtgaacaaaatcgaggggatgcctttcaccctcgaccgcCTTATTAGATTGCACAGcccccgcctctttcgaggtgggTTGATAAAACTCCAACACTGGGCTACCAAGGTGATGTTCTCCAGCATAGACAAGGACAAAGATTGAGGCTGGATGggaaggttcgttcgagtgaagacttcggacctaatTCCAGACGAGAAGAATCCATTTCTcgaggaatggaacatgaagcgtaagtgtaattcagCTGTTATCTCCTATTGTTTTGCCCCTTCATtttctttctcaccgatatccccttttgcgatgcagcggttccttggatgcccgacgtagttcctaaccttaagagctgggtacgggacctgtcttcgacctctacatacgccgagcgctcgtggcgtgatttgtcaaagggtcgatgggaggccaaaattCATGGTAAGTTTTTTTCTCATGTCTTTGATAGTTCGAATGAAATGTTTTCCATATACTTAAACCAATTTTCTTAtgtgtaggcctgggcaaagatgcAGTTTTGAGGCCCCTGTCTGGTGAGGAAGAGACGCCGGCCCCGGTCCCGAAACTGGCGAAGGAccataagagaaaaagggcctctacttccgAGGATCCACAACCTAAGACAAGggcggctcgtaagccgaggaagaataccatccctttgaccgaagaatcagttcatcgtctaagggatgaagacgaggaagaagaaaaagatgaCGGGTCTATACTGGTgccccgagtgaagaaaaccatcgatgccccaaaggcaactggatcgatggtggtttatgAGCCTCTGCCTCAAACTTGGGGGATATCGGAGAAGGGTTCAGGAAAAGTCCCCGAGTTGCtagagatcgaggatgcctcccaccgaagtcaacaaacggtggATATATCTGAATGGCCTGGCCCGGAACATCTctgaaccgaagagaatgccccaagAGACTCatttggggcaatagtaatcggagactcgcctacTCTCCCCGCATTTttcgaaggggcgattcgggaagcccaagctttggggaccctcgaggtaGGCCGGTCTCACGAAGGGAAGGACCCCTTCCGTGATTTGTTTACTGGTGGCGAGGAGGTTGCTGGCTCTAGTGATATGTCGGGCCTTTTCTATGAAGTGcaacaagctctgaatcgggtaagctctaACTCCCTTTGTTGGTACCACCtttatgtttgtttttcttttataacttcttttcttatttcttcgTAGGCCTTAgtggttcatcgagaagcatgttcccgatctcgagctgagctgagtcggTATGAGGCCAACCTCCGAAGGGTCACTGAAGAGAGAAATGCCCTTAGACTCCTCTGCGGGCAAAGGGAAGAGGAAATCAGGGagctccgagccgagttggccaaggctcatcaagaccagACCGACCTGACTGAGCAAGTAATGATAATCTTTAAAACTCACCGGCTCGATTCTGGAACgatggctaatatttcgatctcacagttgtagcagaagcttgaggtgatTGGGCTACTTCGTAAGGAGGATGATACGATAtgggcggagaccttggggtggaaaaaTGGCATGGACCGCCTTGCTGCAGAAaacgaaactgctcgagcccaattattatcggccgaaagtcaacttcaaggcataAAGGAGAggagctcggttcaagcaagaaaaataaaggagctcgaggctcggttggcttccgaacttgctaaggccaaagccGAAGAAGAAAAAGCAAAGGCCGATACGGATGCATTCATGGCCATCTATCGGGCCAACGCTGAATCCGCTCAGATTCAAGCGAGAGAGGCagtcgagaccgctcaaactcgagcacattggattgctgaactcgcccgatgccaatctcggagggaaaccctcgaggataTCCATGCTCGAGTTTTTGATCTttccgaagagataaaaagggctaaagagcttGAAGACGATGCtggagccttggcttccgatgatgatgatgatgatgatgatgatgggagtaagagtggattcgagagcggggaggagcccgatggagaagagaccatCCCCGAAGATAACCAGGAAACTTAAGGTTTTTTCCATTTTGGATTCTTGTGTAGGGTCCTGTTTGGGAGTTGTAAATACTTttgtatatataaagatcttttctttcCCCGACTTGTCTCTGTtttattttctgccttgtgaggattttgtttcattcatgccttatgaaagttttcataagttcgaggctgtGGGAAATTTGATCGAATTTATACTTTGTGGTCTTTGTAACCGAGTGAGTGCTCGCTCggactcgaagtaagagtagcccttaggctttatggttgaggTATTGCTCAGgctcgaagtaaggtaacccttaggcattatggtcgagtgattgctcaaactcaaagtaagagtagcccttaggcttagtggccgagtgagtgattgctcaaactcgaagtaatatagcccgtaggcttagtagtcgagtgagtgtttactcgaactcgaggtaagagtagctcttaggcttagtagtcgagtgagtatttgctcgaatgcgaggtaatgtatcccgtaggcttagtagtcgagtgtgtttgctcgaactctaagtaatgtagcccgtaggcttagtagtcaagtgagtgtttgctcgaactcgaggtaagagtatcccttaggtttagtagtcgagtgagtctttgctcgaactcgaggtaatgtagcccgtaggcttagtagtcgagtgtttttgctcgaactcgaagtaatgtagcccgtagacttagtagtcgagtgagtgtttactcgaactcgaggtaagagtagcccttaggcttagtagtcgagtgagtgtttgctcaaactcgaggtaagagtagcccttaggcttagtagtcgaatgagtgtttgcttgaactcgaggtaatgtagctcgtaggcttagtagtcgagtgtgtttgctcgaactcgaagtaatgtatcccgtaggcttagtagtcgagtgagtgtttgctcgagctcgaattaatgtagcccataggcttagtagtcgagtaagtgtttgctcgagctcgagttaatgtagcccttaggcttagtggtcgagtgagtgattgctcgaactcgaagtaatagtagcccgtaggcttagtggtcgagtgagtgattgctcgaactcgaagtatgattagcccgtaggctttatggatCTTGATTTCTTCGGTATTTTAATTgccagtccccgatttatggggtaagtTTTTCAAACTCCTTCGGTCGTGATCGGCCCTTAAACCTATTTGAATCATGAAGTCCAACGAACTTTCCaaaatatgagatatcggtaaagaggtTTCTCTTCATAAGTCATTATATATGTGTTCTTGTTTTGTGCCAAGGTTCGAGCaaaactatgcgggcatggttcgttttgaccatttggcccttacacttttcccTATCGAGACCATATTTgacatgaagtaactttcttgtatcgaacttgatttattcgatagtaatgccccccagtattcgaggttga
It includes:
- the LOC138893673 gene encoding uncharacterized protein — its product is MEPETDEKQDRWKSRPETTVSVGTGKPPKGTLLVKTGLGKDAVLRPLSGEEETPAPVPKLAKDHKRKRASTSEDPQPKTRAARKPRKNTIPLTEESVHRLRDEDEEEEKDDGSILVPRVKKTIDAPKATGSMVVYEPLPQTWGISEKGSGKVPELLEIEDASHRSQQTALVVHREACSRSRAELSRYEANLRRVTEERNALRLLCGQREEEIRELRAELAKAHQDQTDLTEQQKLEVIGLLRKEDDTIWAETLGWKNGMDRLAAENETARAQLLSAESQLQGIKERSSVQARKIKELEARLASELAKAKAEEEKAKADTDAFMAIYRANAESAQIQAREAVETAQTRAHWIAELARCQSRRETLEDIHARVFDLSEEIKRAKELEDDAGALASDDDDDDDDDGSKSGFESGEEPDGEETIPEDNQET